A DNA window from Streptococcus sp. LPB0220 contains the following coding sequences:
- a CDS encoding DUF6287 domain-containing protein: MKKGLVIVLSALVLASCGRPQRMVMSKSSDSKQTSTSEKKQSGMDLKAIKAKDYSSIKGTWIDGRGNELVFDDKGLVSEDVELDASSFKQKDQIAEMTVSAKSGVGGYGLLLLPKGQKAGKDDASDKSKDRIWAGQSPAYGDDDNFYYRKKEQPKDREQADTDDSSSTTKTSKAKKWNTRSDSEVKSSKKSDQNDYPGYTAAQVEAARVWAYVIKNVPSELNISNSAAGTKIYNGGLGVDYPKDVRHLFGSYSAEGNITYASNGDGTVTIYPVPSHWQQSADELNSEEFMTQFTQGILDHAETVTLPDGDPDMIRQILAVLK, translated from the coding sequence ATGAAAAAAGGTTTAGTAATTGTGCTTTCTGCTTTGGTCTTGGCTTCGTGTGGTCGTCCTCAGAGGATGGTGATGTCTAAGAGTTCGGATTCCAAGCAGACCAGCACTTCAGAAAAGAAACAGTCTGGTATGGATTTGAAAGCCATCAAGGCTAAGGACTACTCGAGTATCAAGGGGACTTGGATCGATGGTCGTGGCAATGAACTGGTCTTTGATGATAAGGGCTTGGTCAGCGAGGATGTTGAGCTTGATGCATCGAGCTTTAAGCAGAAGGACCAGATCGCTGAGATGACGGTTAGTGCTAAGTCGGGTGTTGGAGGTTATGGTCTTTTGCTCCTTCCAAAAGGTCAGAAAGCGGGCAAAGACGATGCTTCGGATAAGTCCAAGGATCGGATCTGGGCTGGTCAGTCACCGGCTTATGGCGATGATGACAATTTCTACTATCGTAAGAAAGAGCAACCGAAAGATCGGGAGCAAGCTGATACAGACGATAGCAGTAGTACGACAAAGACGAGTAAGGCCAAGAAGTGGAATACTCGATCGGATAGCGAGGTTAAATCTTCGAAGAAGTCGGATCAGAATGATTATCCAGGCTACACCGCTGCTCAGGTTGAAGCTGCTCGTGTCTGGGCTTATGTGATCAAGAACGTGCCATCAGAGTTAAATATTTCAAATAGTGCAGCTGGAACAAAGATTTATAATGGTGGCTTAGGCGTTGATTATCCAAAAGATGTGCGTCATCTATTTGGTTCATATTCAGCTGAAGGAAATATCACCTATGCATCCAATGGTGATGGGACGGTGACGATCTACCCTGTACCAAGTCACTGGCAACAGTCTGCAGATGAACTCAATAGTGAAGAGTTTATGACGCAATTTACCCAAGGAATCTTGGATCATGCAGAGACGGTGACTTTGCCAGATGGGGATCCAGATATGATTCGTCAGATTCTTGCCGTACTGAAGTAA
- the deoD gene encoding purine-nucleoside phosphorylase gives MSIHIAAKQGEIADKILLPGDPLRAKFIAENFLEDAVCFNEVRNMFGYTGTYKGHRVSVMGTGMGMPSISIYARELIVDYGVKKLIRVGTAGSLNEDVHVRELVLAQAAATNSNIIRNDWPQYDFPQIASFDLLDKAYHIAKDLGMTTHVGNVLSSDVFYSNYGEKNIELGKWGVKAVEMEAAALYYLAAQHHVDALAIMTISDSLVNPDEDTTAEERQTTFTDMMKVGLETLIAD, from the coding sequence ATGTCTATCCATATTGCTGCTAAGCAAGGTGAAATTGCTGATAAAATTCTTCTTCCTGGAGATCCTCTTCGTGCGAAATTTATTGCTGAGAATTTCCTTGAAGACGCTGTTTGCTTCAACGAGGTCCGTAACATGTTTGGTTACACAGGGACTTACAAAGGTCACCGTGTTTCTGTTATGGGAACTGGGATGGGGATGCCATCGATCTCTATTTATGCGCGTGAGTTGATTGTCGACTACGGCGTGAAGAAATTGATCCGTGTGGGAACGGCTGGTTCTTTGAATGAGGATGTGCATGTTCGTGAATTGGTCTTGGCACAAGCAGCTGCAACCAACTCAAACATTATCCGTAACGACTGGCCTCAATACGATTTCCCACAAATCGCTAGCTTTGATCTTTTAGACAAGGCTTACCACATTGCCAAAGACCTTGGTATGACAACTCACGTCGGCAATGTCTTGTCATCAGATGTTTTCTATTCAAACTATGGTGAAAAGAACATCGAGCTTGGTAAATGGGGCGTCAAAGCTGTGGAAATGGAAGCAGCGGCTCTTTACTATCTTGCTGCTCAACACCATGTTGATGCCCTTGCTATCATGACGATTTCAGATAGTTTGGTCAATCCAGATGAGGACACAACTGCTGAAGAACGTCAAACTACTTTCACAGACATGATGAAAGTTGGTCTTGAGACCTTGATTGCAGACTAA
- a CDS encoding type 1 glutamine amidotransferase, with the protein MMKVHFVLHETFEVPGAYLKWAQERGHQVTTTKVYENEALPETVDEIDFLIVMGGPQSPDEDRETFPYYDPQAEIELIQKAIKADRYIVGVCLGAQLLSVAYGAKYEHSPEREIGVYPVTLTPEGLKDPHFGEFGGTLETGHWHGDMPGLTEDAVVLATSQGCPRQMIRFSPKHYAFQAHLEFDTEAVNLLIAADGEAVLEEQSQNLTFVQKPEAIRAYDYREMNAKLFAFLDSLTK; encoded by the coding sequence ATGATGAAGGTACATTTTGTACTGCATGAAACCTTTGAAGTGCCGGGCGCTTATCTAAAATGGGCGCAGGAGCGTGGCCATCAAGTGACCACGACTAAAGTCTATGAGAATGAAGCCCTACCAGAGACAGTGGATGAGATCGACTTCTTAATTGTGATGGGAGGTCCTCAATCGCCAGACGAAGATCGGGAAACTTTTCCATACTACGATCCTCAAGCAGAGATCGAGCTGATTCAAAAGGCCATCAAGGCAGATCGTTATATTGTCGGGGTCTGTCTGGGTGCCCAGCTCCTGTCTGTTGCCTATGGAGCGAAGTATGAGCATAGTCCGGAACGTGAGATTGGGGTTTATCCCGTGACCTTGACGCCTGAAGGACTCAAAGATCCACATTTCGGTGAGTTTGGAGGAACTCTTGAAACTGGTCACTGGCATGGTGATATGCCCGGATTGACAGAAGATGCTGTCGTTCTTGCGACTAGTCAAGGGTGTCCACGTCAGATGATTCGCTTCAGTCCTAAACATTATGCCTTCCAAGCTCACTTGGAATTTGATACAGAAGCAGTCAATCTCTTGATTGCTGCTGACGGTGAAGCTGTTTTGGAAGAACAAAGTCAAAACCTGACCTTTGTTCAAAAACCTGAAGCCATTCGTGCTTACGATTATCGAGAAATGAATGCCAAACTCTTTGCGTTTTTGGATTCATTAACAAAATAA
- a CDS encoding NAD-dependent protein deacylase has translation MDKIAQLQEMIDQSQRIVFFGGAGVSTESNIPDFRSSDGVYSVQVGRHLTAEQLVSHTMFERYPEDFFDFYKKYLLYPDAKPNAAHRYLARLEETGKLKAVVTQNIDSLHEMAGSKKVLKLHGSADRNYCTGCQRFYDLEAFLALEGPVPHCLDCGKVVKPDVTLYEEPLDMEVFSRAAQAIQEADLLIIGGTSLVVYPAASLIQYFQGKKLVVINKTSIPQDKQADLVIEGKIGQVFSQLRQ, from the coding sequence ATGGATAAGATTGCTCAACTACAGGAGATGATTGATCAGAGTCAACGGATCGTGTTTTTCGGAGGGGCAGGAGTTTCCACGGAGTCAAATATTCCAGATTTTCGAAGCTCAGACGGGGTCTATAGTGTTCAGGTAGGGCGGCATTTGACAGCCGAGCAATTGGTCTCCCATACCATGTTTGAGCGCTATCCTGAGGACTTTTTCGACTTCTATAAGAAATACTTGCTCTACCCAGATGCCAAACCCAATGCTGCTCATCGCTATCTGGCTCGGCTTGAAGAGACCGGTAAGCTCAAGGCAGTGGTGACACAAAATATCGATAGTCTTCATGAAATGGCTGGTTCTAAAAAAGTTTTGAAGCTCCACGGCAGCGCCGATCGCAATTACTGTACGGGTTGCCAGCGATTTTATGATTTGGAAGCTTTTTTAGCTTTGGAAGGCCCGGTTCCACACTGTCTGGACTGTGGCAAGGTGGTCAAGCCTGATGTGACTCTCTACGAGGAGCCTCTCGATATGGAGGTCTTTAGCCGAGCAGCCCAAGCCATCCAAGAGGCTGATCTCCTGATTATCGGTGGTACCTCTCTTGTGGTCTACCCAGCAGCCAGTTTGATCCAGTATTTCCAAGGGAAGAAGCTGGTTGTCATCAATAAAACCAGTATCCCACAAGACAAGCAAGCAGACCTGGTTATCGAAGGAAAAATTGGCCAAGTGTTTTCACAATTAAGACAATAA
- a CDS encoding PrsW family glutamic-type intramembrane protease, whose product MKRKSILFLYLLLLAIGLAYETQSLTEGWMSGSQYGIVGLSTLILLVYAIPAVWALFHFAKKWKLSWVPVLFSLLGGGFVAGWLSSFANTYFHDMIQAIAPNSDFWNQYESAIAAPLFEEPFKLIPIFFVLYLFSVRRLKSIFLLAIASGLGFQIVEDFAYIRQDLPEGFSYTVSGILGRVANAPMSHWVYTGLVMLGLFLIVQASRGRKDLRLAGWGYLVAGFGLHFVGNSPFSQIVTELPIAIPVLNATGLFLIYQAYQTVERLEQAK is encoded by the coding sequence ATGAAACGCAAATCGATTTTGTTTCTCTATTTACTCTTGCTAGCGATTGGCTTGGCTTATGAGACCCAGTCACTGACAGAAGGCTGGATGTCTGGTAGCCAGTACGGGATTGTGGGACTTTCAACCTTGATCCTTTTGGTCTATGCAATTCCTGCTGTCTGGGCTCTCTTTCATTTTGCTAAGAAGTGGAAGTTATCTTGGGTACCGGTTCTCTTTTCTTTATTAGGTGGGGGCTTTGTTGCCGGTTGGTTGTCTAGCTTTGCCAATACCTATTTCCATGACATGATTCAAGCGATCGCTCCAAATAGCGACTTTTGGAACCAGTACGAGAGTGCCATCGCTGCGCCACTCTTTGAGGAACCCTTTAAGTTGATTCCTATCTTCTTTGTCCTCTATTTGTTCAGTGTTCGTCGCCTCAAGTCGATCTTCCTTTTGGCTATTGCCTCTGGTCTTGGTTTCCAGATTGTGGAGGACTTTGCCTATATCCGTCAGGACCTACCGGAAGGTTTCTCTTACACGGTGTCAGGAATTCTCGGTCGTGTGGCTAATGCGCCTATGTCTCACTGGGTCTACACAGGACTTGTCATGCTAGGGCTCTTCCTAATTGTCCAAGCAAGCAGAGGACGCAAGGATTTACGTCTAGCAGGCTGGGGATACTTAGTAGCTGGGTTTGGACTTCATTTTGTTGGCAATTCACCCTTCTCACAAATCGTGACCGAGTTGCCGATTGCGATTCCAGTCTTGAATGCTACTGGGCTCTTCCTAATCTACCAAGCTTATCAAACCGTCGAGCGATTAGAACAAGCAAAATAA
- a CDS encoding DUF1697 domain-containing protein, producing the protein MTRFALLVRGINVGGKNKVVMAELREELQTIGLDGVETYINSGNIFFESASSKAELVDLLGHFFRDHYPFIQSFSLFSAEDYAQDLAALPGWWQEDLARKDVLFYTEGLNQDAVWELVSSFSLGDEIIHRGNLGIYWGKYSKETYTKTAYHRQVLKMPDYRLLTIRNANTFDKIGQFLRKS; encoded by the coding sequence ATGACACGCTTCGCTCTCCTCGTAAGAGGGATCAATGTTGGCGGGAAAAACAAGGTCGTGATGGCAGAACTTCGAGAGGAGCTTCAAACGATCGGGCTGGATGGGGTAGAGACCTACATCAATAGTGGCAATATCTTCTTTGAATCTGCTAGTTCTAAAGCAGAATTGGTAGATTTGCTGGGACATTTCTTTCGTGATCACTATCCCTTTATCCAGTCTTTTTCTCTCTTTTCAGCTGAGGACTATGCGCAAGATCTCGCTGCTCTACCAGGATGGTGGCAGGAGGATCTGGCCCGCAAGGATGTTCTCTTTTACACAGAAGGCCTCAATCAGGATGCTGTCTGGGAGCTGGTCTCCTCTTTTTCGCTCGGTGATGAAATCATCCATCGTGGGAATCTAGGGATCTACTGGGGCAAATACTCAAAAGAAACCTATACAAAGACCGCTTACCACAGACAAGTCCTCAAGATGCCGGATTACCGTCTGTTGACCATTCGCAATGCCAATACATTTGACAAAATTGGCCAATTTTTAAGGAAATCATAA
- a CDS encoding phosphopentomutase, translating into MSKFKRMHLVVLDSVGIGAAPDANNFVNAGVPDGASDTLGHISKTVGLNVPNMAKIGLGNIPREVPLKTVPAESNPTGYATKLQEVSLGKDTMTGHWEIMGLNITEPFDTFWNGFPEEILTKIEEFSGRKVIREANKPYSGTAVIDDFGPRQMETGELIIYTSADPVLQIAAHEDIIPLDELYRICEYARSITLERPALLGRIIARPYVGEPGNFTRTANRRDLAVSPFAPTVLDKLNEAGIDTYAVGKINDIFNGAGINHDMGHNKSNSHGMDTLIKTMGLPEFQEGFSFTNLVDFDALYGHRRNAHGYRDCLHEFDERLPEIIAAMREDDLLMITADHGNDPTYAGTDHTREYIPFLAYSPYFKGNGVIPVGHFSDISATIAENFGVEKAMIGESFLDKLN; encoded by the coding sequence ATGTCAAAATTTAAACGCATGCACTTAGTTGTGCTGGATTCAGTTGGGATCGGTGCTGCACCAGATGCCAATAACTTTGTCAATGCAGGAGTTCCAGATGGAGCATCTGATACATTGGGACACATCTCTAAAACCGTCGGTTTGAATGTACCAAACATGGCCAAAATCGGTCTTGGAAATATTCCTCGTGAAGTACCATTGAAGACTGTGCCAGCTGAAAGCAACCCAACTGGTTATGCGACAAAATTGCAAGAAGTTTCTCTTGGGAAAGACACCATGACTGGTCACTGGGAAATCATGGGGCTCAACATTACAGAACCTTTTGATACCTTCTGGAATGGTTTCCCTGAAGAAATTTTGACTAAAATTGAAGAATTCTCAGGACGTAAGGTCATTCGTGAAGCTAACAAGCCTTATTCTGGTACAGCGGTCATCGATGACTTTGGGCCACGTCAAATGGAAACTGGTGAGTTGATCATTTATACGTCAGCAGACCCTGTTCTTCAAATCGCAGCTCACGAAGACATCATTCCTTTGGATGAACTCTACCGTATCTGTGAATACGCTCGTTCCATCACTTTGGAACGTCCAGCTCTTCTTGGTCGAATCATTGCGCGTCCTTATGTTGGGGAACCAGGAAACTTCACACGGACAGCCAATCGTCGTGACTTAGCTGTTTCACCATTTGCGCCAACTGTTTTGGACAAATTGAACGAAGCAGGTATTGATACTTATGCAGTTGGTAAGATCAACGACATCTTCAACGGAGCTGGTATCAACCACGATATGGGCCACAACAAATCAAATAGCCACGGTATGGATACCTTGATTAAGACCATGGGACTTCCTGAGTTCCAAGAAGGGTTCTCATTTACCAACTTGGTAGACTTCGATGCTCTTTATGGTCACCGTCGCAATGCTCACGGCTACCGCGATTGCTTGCATGAATTTGACGAACGCTTGCCAGAAATCATTGCAGCCATGCGTGAAGATGACCTCTTGATGATCACAGCAGACCACGGGAATGACCCAACCTACGCTGGTACAGACCATACGCGTGAATACATCCCATTCTTGGCTTATAGCCCATACTTCAAGGGCAATGGTGTGATTCCAGTCGGACATTTCTCTGATATCTCTGCAACGATTGCAGAGAACTTTGGTGTTGAAAAAGCCATGATCGGTGAAAGCTTCTTAGACAAATTGAACTAA
- a CDS encoding purine-nucleoside phosphorylase encodes MTLLAKINETAAFLKGKGMEAPEFGLILGSGLGELAEEIENAVVVDYSEIPNWGRSTVVGHAGKLVYGDLAGRKVLALQGRFHFYEGNPLEVVTFPVRVMKVLGCEGVLVTNAAGGIGFGPGTLMAITDHINMTGQNPLIGENLDDFGPRFPDMSKAYTPEYRETAHQVADKLGIKLDDGVYIGVTGPTYETPAEIRAYKTLGADAVGMSTVPEVIIAAHSGLKVLGISCITNFAAGFQEELNHEEVVEVTERIKGDFKGLLKAILAEL; translated from the coding sequence ATGACATTATTAGCAAAAATCAATGAAACAGCTGCTTTTTTGAAAGGCAAAGGAATGGAAGCACCTGAGTTTGGCTTGATCCTTGGATCAGGTCTTGGAGAACTGGCTGAAGAAATCGAAAATGCCGTCGTAGTAGACTACTCTGAAATTCCAAACTGGGGTCGTTCAACGGTTGTCGGCCATGCTGGTAAATTGGTCTACGGTGATCTTGCTGGACGTAAAGTCTTGGCCCTTCAAGGTCGTTTCCACTTCTACGAAGGAAACCCACTAGAAGTGGTGACTTTCCCAGTTCGTGTCATGAAAGTATTGGGTTGTGAAGGGGTTCTTGTCACCAACGCTGCCGGTGGTATTGGCTTTGGTCCTGGTACTTTGATGGCTATCACTGACCACATCAATATGACAGGTCAAAACCCATTGATCGGTGAAAACTTGGATGACTTTGGTCCACGTTTCCCAGATATGTCTAAAGCTTACACACCTGAATACCGTGAGACAGCTCATCAAGTAGCAGACAAATTGGGTATCAAATTGGATGATGGGGTTTATATCGGTGTGACTGGTCCAACTTATGAAACTCCAGCTGAAATCCGTGCGTATAAGACACTTGGCGCAGATGCTGTCGGAATGTCAACCGTTCCTGAAGTCATCATTGCAGCGCATTCTGGCTTGAAGGTTCTTGGTATTTCATGTATTACCAACTTTGCGGCTGGTTTCCAAGAAGAGCTCAACCACGAAGAAGTAGTAGAAGTGACAGAGCGCATCAAAGGCGACTTCAAAGGATTGCTGAAAGCGATTCTTGCTGAACTCTAA
- a CDS encoding chloride channel protein, with the protein MKVRLQRLPYGLRLLLATLSLGIGTGLVGIACHYLLEGVQELAFGQASSNLLQQFQEAGGLRRFLVLCVTGCLAAGFWYVLQRRYQILSIRQQIDLAGDREPALFAHLLHSGMQVAIVGAGASVGKEGAPREVGALLAGRLAKGFSLALKERKVLIACGAGAGLAAVYQVPFASSLFVFETLGLAFSWQNFLLVLTSTYLATWVAQSIVGQEAVYHLSAVSWSASGFLQAIVIAFLVTPLALVFAFLAKRASQKRRKDRTILWALPLAFLVLGSLVAFFPIFMGNGQVLAQALLSSQSIPYLPLTLVVKGLLVYLLLRNGAYGGTLTPSFALGIGSGYLVTLLLTVLGIHLDPAIGMLLGATVFLGTTLDAPLTAIALSLGFTGQAWSLTIPLVLAAGLSYTIRKKWEKK; encoded by the coding sequence ATGAAAGTACGACTCCAAAGGCTGCCCTACGGACTGAGGTTGCTTCTAGCCACCTTATCATTAGGGATCGGGACAGGTCTGGTCGGAATTGCCTGCCATTATCTACTAGAAGGGGTGCAAGAGCTGGCTTTTGGCCAAGCTAGTTCCAATTTGCTCCAGCAATTCCAAGAAGCTGGAGGGTTACGTAGATTTCTGGTTTTGTGTGTGACTGGGTGCTTGGCAGCTGGCTTCTGGTATGTCCTGCAAAGGCGTTATCAGATCCTGTCTATTCGCCAGCAAATTGACTTAGCTGGAGACAGGGAACCAGCGCTCTTCGCACACCTCCTTCATTCAGGGATGCAGGTGGCAATTGTTGGAGCAGGCGCATCGGTCGGAAAAGAAGGAGCCCCACGTGAGGTCGGGGCTCTTCTAGCTGGTCGCTTGGCGAAGGGATTCTCACTAGCCCTCAAAGAGCGAAAAGTCTTGATCGCCTGTGGTGCTGGAGCTGGTTTGGCTGCCGTCTATCAGGTTCCCTTTGCCAGTAGCTTGTTCGTCTTTGAGACCTTAGGGCTCGCCTTCAGTTGGCAGAACTTTCTACTGGTTTTGACCAGTACTTATCTGGCAACCTGGGTCGCTCAGTCCATCGTTGGTCAGGAGGCTGTTTATCACCTGTCCGCAGTCTCATGGTCGGCTAGCGGCTTCTTACAGGCTATTGTGATTGCTTTCTTGGTCACTCCCTTGGCTCTGGTCTTTGCTTTCCTCGCCAAGCGGGCTAGTCAAAAACGGCGGAAGGATAGGACGATTCTTTGGGCTCTTCCTCTAGCCTTTCTAGTGCTGGGGAGCCTAGTAGCCTTTTTCCCTATCTTTATGGGAAATGGCCAGGTACTAGCGCAAGCCCTCTTGTCTAGCCAGTCGATTCCTTATCTTCCACTGACTCTTGTAGTGAAGGGGCTTCTGGTTTATCTCCTCTTGCGCAATGGTGCTTATGGGGGAACCTTGACACCATCATTTGCCCTTGGGATTGGATCTGGCTATCTAGTGACCTTGCTTTTGACAGTTCTTGGGATTCATCTAGATCCAGCTATAGGGATGTTACTTGGAGCGACCGTCTTTTTAGGAACGACCTTAGATGCTCCTCTGACAGCTATTGCCCTGAGTCTTGGATTTACTGGCCAAGCTTGGAGTTTGACAATCCCGCTTGTACTTGCGGCTGGTCTGTCATACACGATTCGAAAGAAATGGGAGAAGAAATGA
- the mnmE gene encoding tRNA uridine-5-carboxymethylaminomethyl(34) synthesis GTPase MnmE — protein sequence MITKEFDTIAAISTPLGEGAIGIVRLSGTDSFAIAQKIFKGKDLSKVASHTLNYGHIVDPDKDEILDEVMVGAMRSPKTFTREDIIEINTHGGIAVTNEILQLVIREGARLAEPGEFTKRAFLNGRVDLTQAEAVMDIIRAKTDKAMNIAVKQLDGSLSDLINNTRQEILNTLAQVEVNIDYPEYDDVEEATTEIIREKTSEFEALLTNLLKTARRGKILREGISTAIIGRPNVGKSSLLNNLLREEKAIVTDIEGTTRDVIEEYVNINGVPLKLVDTAGIRETEDIVEQIGVERSKKALKEADLVLLVLNASEPLTDQDRQLLEISQDSNRIILLNKVDLPEKIEIDQLPEDHIKISVLKNQNIDQIEDRINALFFENAGLVEQDATYLSNARHISLIEKAVESLQAVNEGLALGMPVDLLQVDLTRTWEILGEITGDAAPDELITQLFSQFCLGK from the coding sequence ATGATTACTAAAGAATTTGATACCATCGCTGCCATCTCGACCCCTCTTGGTGAGGGGGCTATCGGGATCGTCCGCTTGAGCGGGACAGACAGCTTTGCCATCGCGCAAAAGATCTTCAAAGGGAAAGATTTAAGCAAAGTCGCTAGCCACACCCTCAACTACGGTCATATCGTAGATCCAGATAAGGACGAGATTCTCGACGAAGTCATGGTGGGAGCCATGCGCTCGCCGAAGACCTTCACCCGTGAGGACATCATCGAGATCAATACCCACGGTGGGATTGCTGTGACCAATGAAATCCTGCAATTGGTCATCCGTGAAGGCGCTCGATTAGCTGAGCCTGGTGAGTTTACCAAGCGGGCCTTTCTGAACGGTCGGGTCGATTTAACCCAGGCCGAAGCCGTCATGGACATCATCCGCGCCAAGACCGACAAGGCTATGAACATCGCCGTTAAGCAACTAGACGGTTCCCTGTCTGATCTCATCAACAACACGCGCCAAGAGATCCTCAATACCCTTGCCCAGGTTGAAGTCAACATCGACTATCCTGAGTACGATGATGTCGAAGAAGCAACCACTGAGATCATCCGCGAAAAGACCAGTGAATTTGAAGCCCTCTTGACCAATCTCCTCAAGACTGCCCGTCGTGGCAAGATCTTGCGTGAAGGGATTTCTACTGCTATCATAGGCCGTCCAAACGTCGGCAAGTCGAGCCTCCTCAACAACCTCCTGCGCGAAGAAAAAGCCATTGTTACCGATATCGAAGGAACCACCCGTGACGTTATCGAGGAATACGTCAACATCAACGGCGTTCCCCTCAAACTGGTCGATACGGCTGGGATTCGGGAGACTGAAGACATCGTCGAGCAAATCGGTGTCGAACGTTCGAAAAAAGCCCTCAAGGAAGCTGATCTGGTCCTCCTGGTCCTCAATGCTAGCGAACCCCTGACCGATCAAGATCGCCAGCTCCTTGAGATCTCTCAAGATAGCAACCGCATCATCCTCCTCAACAAGGTTGACCTTCCAGAGAAGATCGAAATCGACCAACTGCCGGAAGATCATATCAAGATTTCCGTTCTGAAAAATCAAAACATCGATCAAATCGAAGACCGGATCAACGCCCTCTTCTTCGAAAATGCTGGGCTGGTTGAGCAAGATGCGACTTATCTTTCTAACGCTCGTCACATCTCCCTCATCGAAAAAGCTGTTGAAAGCCTGCAAGCGGTCAACGAGGGCTTGGCTCTCGGTATGCCGGTCGACCTGCTTCAAGTCGACCTCACCCGCACCTGGGAAATCCTCGGAGAAATCACAGGGGATGCTGCTCCAGATGAGCTCATCACCCAACTCTTCAGCCAGTTCTGTCTTGGAAAATAA
- the rpiA gene encoding ribose-5-phosphate isomerase RpiA — protein MVNLKEQVGIKAAEFVKDGMIVGLGTGSTAYYFVAELGRRIKEEGLQITAVTTSSVTYDQAESLGIPLKAIDDVEVVDVTVDGADEVDPQLNGIKGGGGALLMEKIVATNSKDCIWIVDESKQVATLGAFKLPVEVVQYGAENLFRHFEQKGYHPAFRQADDQRFVTDQGNFIIDLDLKVIEDAEALSNELDHTVGVVEHGLFLNMISKVIVGTPDGPVIIEK, from the coding sequence ATGGTAAACCTAAAGGAACAGGTAGGAATTAAAGCGGCTGAGTTTGTCAAAGACGGCATGATTGTCGGTCTCGGTACAGGGTCAACTGCTTATTATTTTGTGGCTGAATTGGGTCGTCGCATCAAAGAAGAAGGCTTGCAGATCACAGCTGTCACAACGTCGAGTGTGACCTATGATCAGGCTGAAAGTTTAGGCATCCCGCTCAAGGCTATCGACGATGTCGAAGTGGTAGATGTGACAGTGGATGGCGCAGATGAAGTGGATCCTCAATTAAACGGGATCAAAGGTGGCGGTGGGGCTCTCCTCATGGAAAAAATCGTCGCAACCAATTCAAAAGATTGCATTTGGATCGTGGATGAATCCAAACAAGTTGCAACTCTTGGTGCTTTCAAACTTCCAGTGGAAGTAGTGCAATACGGGGCTGAAAATCTTTTCCGTCATTTTGAGCAAAAAGGCTACCATCCTGCTTTCCGTCAGGCGGATGATCAACGATTTGTCACCGACCAAGGTAACTTTATCATTGACTTGGATCTCAAGGTGATCGAGGATGCAGAAGCTCTATCCAATGAACTGGATCACACCGTAGGCGTCGTAGAGCACGGTTTATTCTTGAACATGATTTCAAAAGTGATTGTAGGGACACCAGATGGCCCTGTCATCATCGAAAAATAG